A single Methanothrix sp. DNA region contains:
- a CDS encoding argininosuccinate synthase, whose translation MTDKAEVALAYSGGLDTSVCIPLLRERYGMRRVVTVLVDVGQPPEDIERGNRRAEKLSDEHYVIDAKDEFVRDYIFPLIKANGSYEGYVLGTAIARPLIARKVVDVARRLGINALAHGCTGRGNDQLRFEAVFRATGMRVIAPMRDLDLSREWEIDYAREHGIEVQASKERPWSIDENLWSRSIEGGMLEDPFFEPPEEIYAWTRTPDGSVPPETVEIEFERGVPVALNGERLGGVELIRRLNLIAGRHGIGRTDMIEDRVLGLKARENYEHPAATVLLTAHRDLEQLVLSRAELRFKAGVDEAWAEMAYMGLVDDPLFADLNAFIDQANSRVNGVVRMKLFCGSAMPVGRRSPDALYSREMVSFDSQTLSQRDAEGFAKYHGFQARLLRKK comes from the coding sequence ATGACAGACAAAGCTGAGGTTGCTCTTGCTTATTCCGGCGGGCTTGACACATCTGTATGCATTCCGCTCCTGCGGGAGCGCTACGGCATGAGGCGCGTCGTCACCGTGCTTGTCGATGTGGGCCAGCCGCCTGAGGACATCGAGCGCGGAAACAGGCGGGCTGAGAAGCTCAGCGATGAGCACTATGTAATAGATGCGAAGGATGAGTTCGTCAGGGACTACATATTCCCGCTCATAAAGGCCAACGGCTCCTACGAGGGCTATGTACTGGGAACCGCCATAGCGAGGCCTTTGATAGCGAGGAAGGTCGTTGATGTTGCGAGAAGATTGGGGATAAACGCGCTCGCACACGGATGCACAGGAAGGGGCAACGACCAGCTCAGGTTCGAGGCGGTCTTCAGGGCCACAGGAATGAGGGTCATCGCGCCCATGAGGGATCTGGACCTCTCAAGGGAGTGGGAGATCGACTACGCGAGGGAGCACGGCATAGAAGTACAGGCATCGAAAGAGCGTCCGTGGTCTATAGACGAGAACCTGTGGTCGAGATCTATTGAGGGGGGGATGCTCGAGGACCCGTTCTTCGAGCCGCCTGAGGAGATATACGCCTGGACCAGAACCCCTGATGGGAGTGTGCCTCCGGAGACAGTCGAGATCGAGTTCGAGCGCGGCGTGCCTGTGGCGCTCAACGGCGAGCGGCTCGGCGGGGTCGAGCTGATCAGGCGGCTGAACCTCATTGCAGGCAGGCATGGAATCGGACGGACCGATATGATAGAGGATCGCGTTCTTGGGCTCAAGGCAAGGGAGAACTACGAGCATCCTGCAGCGACTGTTCTTCTGACGGCCCACAGGGACCTCGAGCAGCTCGTCCTCTCCAGAGCAGAGCTAAGGTTCAAGGCTGGCGTCGATGAGGCATGGGCAGAGATGGCATACATGGGACTGGTGGACGATCCGCTTTTCGCAGACCTGAACGCCTTCATCGACCAGGCCAACTCAAGGGTCAACGGCGTAGTTCGCATGAAGCTCTTCTGCGGCAGTGCGATGCCTGTTGGCAGGAGGTCACCTGACGCGCTCTACTCCCGGGAGATGGTGTCGTTCGACTCCCAGACGCTGAGCCAGCGGGATGCCGAGGGCTTCGCAAAGTACCACGGCTTCCAGGCCAGACTGCTCAGAAAGAAATAA